A window from Trinickia violacea encodes these proteins:
- a CDS encoding CYCXC family (seleno)protein produces MPAAPNRQPAWQVGMLRPDGLRIIPSGRSDASHVLDPEQFSDGNVRHSYWVATQIPAVLNQLYCWCGCENRAEHRSNLQCFEDEMAVTCAVCQGTAEIAYQMTQSGVRDAGKIQAAVDAKWAPKG; encoded by the coding sequence ATGCCCGCAGCGCCCAATCGTCAACCAGCGTGGCAGGTTGGGATGCTGCGCCCGGACGGCCTGCGCATCATTCCAAGCGGACGATCGGACGCGTCCCATGTTCTTGATCCCGAGCAATTCTCCGATGGGAACGTCAGGCACTCGTACTGGGTGGCGACCCAGATTCCGGCGGTACTGAACCAGCTTTACTGCTGGTGTGGCTGCGAAAACCGCGCTGAGCACCGTTCCAACCTGCAATGCTTCGAAGACGAGATGGCGGTTACCTGCGCGGTGTGCCAGGGGACTGCGGAAATCGCGTATCAGATGACGCAAAGCGGGGTTCGGGACGCCGGAAAAATCCAGGCCGCGGTCGATGCGAAATGGGCGCCAAAAGGGTGA
- a CDS encoding efflux RND transporter permease subunit, translating to MIARVIRWSIHNRFLVLLATVLITAWGVYSLKETPLDALPDLSDTQVIIKASYPGKAPQVIEDQVTYPLTTTLLGVPGAKTIRAYSSFGEAFVYVLFDDKTDQYWARSRVLEYLNQVQSRLPAGATVSLGPDATGVGWVYEYALVDKTGKHDLGQLRALNDWFLKFELKSVPDVSEVASIGGMVRQYQVVLDPDKLRAYGITQAQVADALGKANQESGGSVVELAESDYVVRSSGYLHSPDDFRNVVLRTNDAGTPVLLGDVARIQIGPEARRGVAELNGEGEVAGGVVVMRSGKNALTTIEAVKARLADLKRSLPQGVEVVTTYDRSELIERSVDNLKDKLIEEFIVVAIVCAVFLFHLRSALVAVLSLPLGVLAAFIVMRYQGVNANLMSLGGIAIAIGAMIDAAIVMIENAHKHLEAYEHAHPDTPITTPQRWELIAASAAEVGPALFFSLLIITLSFIPVFSLEGQEGRLFAPLAFTKTYTIAAAAGLSVTLVPILMGYLIRGRIPHEASNPINRVLVRLYRPLLEATLRRPWFAIGLAVVALVLTAFPISRLGGEFLPQIDEGDLLYMPTALPTISADKAAELLQQTDRLIKTVPEVATVFGKAGQAETATDPAPGLEMFETTIVFKPRSQWRPGMTPEKLRDELDRTVKVPGLSNLWVPPIRNRLDMLSTGIKSPVGVKISGPDLAQIDRIATQVETVLKGVPGVSSALAERVNGGRYINVDINRQAAARYGLSVTDIQSVVSSAVGGENVGEVIAGRERFPINIRYPREYRDSLERLRQLPIVTERGAQIELGNVADIQIDDGPPSIRSENARLAGFVYVDIRNVDLKTAVKAMQHAVAENVQLPPGYSIAWSGQFEYLERAAAKLRTVVPVTLVVIFVLLFLTFNSAADALLLMSTVPFALVGGFWLIWILGHAVSVATSVGFIALAGVAAEFGVVMLLYLKGALNRRLELGEPMTEATLIDAIREGAVLRVRPKAMTVAVVLAGLIPIMIGHGTGSEVTQRIAAPMVGGMVTAPLLSMFVIPAAWLLLQRRRLRQRNHARFPQAVLSGTEVPSTQTGEVQ from the coding sequence ATGATTGCGCGCGTCATTCGCTGGTCCATTCACAACCGGTTCCTGGTGCTGCTCGCGACCGTGCTCATCACGGCATGGGGCGTCTATTCATTGAAGGAGACACCGCTCGACGCCTTGCCGGACCTTTCCGATACACAGGTGATCATCAAGGCATCGTATCCGGGCAAGGCGCCCCAGGTGATCGAAGACCAGGTTACGTACCCGCTCACCACCACGTTGCTTGGGGTGCCGGGCGCGAAAACCATCCGCGCGTACTCGTCGTTCGGCGAGGCGTTCGTCTATGTGCTGTTCGACGACAAGACCGACCAGTACTGGGCCCGCTCGCGCGTGCTCGAATACCTCAACCAGGTGCAGAGCCGGCTGCCGGCGGGTGCGACGGTGTCGCTCGGACCGGACGCAACCGGCGTGGGCTGGGTGTACGAGTACGCACTGGTCGACAAGACCGGAAAGCACGACCTCGGGCAGCTGCGCGCGCTCAATGACTGGTTCCTCAAGTTCGAGCTCAAATCCGTGCCGGACGTATCGGAGGTGGCGAGCATCGGCGGCATGGTGCGCCAGTATCAGGTCGTGCTCGACCCGGACAAGCTGCGCGCGTACGGCATCACGCAGGCGCAGGTGGCCGACGCGCTGGGCAAAGCCAATCAGGAATCCGGAGGGTCGGTGGTCGAGCTCGCGGAGTCCGACTATGTCGTGCGCTCATCGGGCTATCTGCACTCGCCGGACGATTTCCGCAATGTCGTGCTGCGAACCAATGACGCCGGCACGCCGGTGCTGCTTGGCGATGTCGCCCGTATTCAGATCGGCCCGGAGGCGCGACGCGGCGTGGCCGAGCTCAACGGCGAAGGGGAGGTCGCGGGCGGCGTCGTGGTCATGCGCTCCGGCAAGAATGCGTTGACGACCATCGAAGCGGTCAAGGCCCGCCTGGCTGACTTGAAGCGCTCGCTGCCTCAAGGCGTCGAAGTCGTGACGACCTACGACCGTTCCGAACTCATCGAACGCTCGGTGGACAACCTGAAGGACAAGCTCATCGAGGAGTTCATCGTTGTCGCGATCGTGTGCGCCGTGTTCCTGTTTCATCTGCGCAGCGCGTTAGTCGCTGTTCTGTCGCTGCCGCTCGGCGTGCTGGCGGCCTTCATCGTGATGCGGTATCAGGGCGTCAATGCGAACCTGATGTCGCTGGGCGGCATTGCGATTGCGATCGGCGCCATGATCGACGCGGCCATCGTGATGATCGAAAACGCCCATAAGCACCTGGAGGCGTACGAGCATGCGCATCCCGACACGCCGATCACGACGCCGCAGCGATGGGAGCTGATTGCCGCGTCGGCGGCGGAGGTCGGGCCAGCGTTGTTCTTCTCGCTGCTCATCATCACGCTGTCGTTTATCCCGGTCTTTTCGCTGGAGGGACAGGAGGGCCGGCTGTTCGCGCCGCTGGCTTTCACGAAGACGTACACGATTGCCGCCGCTGCCGGCCTTTCGGTGACCCTCGTGCCGATACTGATGGGATACCTGATTCGCGGGCGCATCCCGCATGAGGCGTCCAATCCCATCAATCGCGTGCTGGTGCGTCTGTACCGGCCGTTGCTCGAAGCCACGCTGCGGCGTCCGTGGTTTGCCATCGGGCTGGCGGTGGTCGCGCTCGTGCTGACGGCATTTCCGATATCGCGGCTCGGCGGCGAGTTCCTGCCTCAGATCGACGAAGGCGATCTGCTTTACATGCCCACGGCGCTTCCCACCATTTCGGCGGACAAAGCGGCCGAGCTCCTGCAGCAGACCGACCGGCTCATCAAGACGGTGCCCGAGGTGGCCACGGTGTTCGGCAAGGCGGGCCAGGCCGAGACGGCCACCGACCCCGCTCCAGGCCTGGAGATGTTCGAAACGACGATCGTGTTCAAGCCACGCAGCCAGTGGCGGCCAGGCATGACACCGGAAAAGCTGAGGGACGAGCTCGACCGCACGGTGAAAGTGCCGGGGTTGTCGAACCTCTGGGTTCCGCCTATCCGCAACCGGCTGGACATGCTCTCCACCGGCATCAAGTCGCCGGTCGGCGTGAAAATTTCGGGCCCCGACCTCGCGCAGATCGACCGGATTGCCACGCAGGTCGAGACCGTGCTCAAAGGCGTGCCCGGTGTCTCCTCGGCACTCGCCGAGCGAGTGAACGGCGGCCGCTACATCAACGTGGACATCAACCGGCAGGCCGCTGCGCGCTACGGACTTTCTGTGACAGACATCCAGTCGGTCGTTTCGTCGGCGGTGGGAGGAGAAAATGTCGGCGAGGTCATTGCGGGCCGCGAACGTTTCCCCATCAACATCCGCTATCCGCGTGAGTACCGCGATTCGCTCGAACGGCTGCGTCAACTGCCCATTGTGACGGAGCGTGGCGCGCAGATCGAGCTGGGCAATGTCGCGGACATCCAGATCGACGACGGACCGCCATCGATCCGTAGCGAGAATGCGCGGCTCGCGGGCTTTGTTTACGTCGATATCCGGAACGTGGACCTCAAGACGGCCGTGAAGGCCATGCAACACGCCGTGGCCGAGAATGTCCAGCTGCCGCCCGGCTATTCGATTGCATGGTCGGGACAGTTCGAGTACCTCGAGCGCGCAGCGGCGAAGCTGCGCACGGTCGTCCCCGTGACGCTTGTCGTGATCTTCGTTCTGCTGTTTCTCACATTCAACTCCGCGGCTGACGCGCTGCTGCTGATGTCGACAGTGCCATTCGCGCTCGTGGGCGGCTTCTGGCTCATCTGGATCCTCGGGCACGCGGTATCCGTTGCGACATCGGTGGGCTTCATTGCGCTCGCGGGTGTCGCGGCCGAGTTCGGTGTTGTGATGCTGCTGTACTTGAAGGGTGCGCTCAACCGGCGGCTCGAGCTGGGTGAACCCATGACGGAAGCCACGCTGATCGATGCCATTCGCGAAGGCGCGGTGTTGCGCGTGCGCCCCAAGGCGATGACGGTTGCCGTGGTTCTCGCCGGCCTGATTCCCATCATGATCGGTCACGGCACCGGCTCGGAAGTGACGCAGCGCATTGCCGCACCGATGGTCGGCGGGATGGTGACCGCGCCACTCCTCTCGATGTTCGTCATTCCCGCCGCATGGCTGCTGCTGCAGCGCCGTCGCCTGCGCCAACGCAATCACGCACGGTTTCCCCAAGCAGTCCTGTCCGGCACAGAAGTGCCATCTACTCAAACTGGAGAAGTTCAATGA
- a CDS encoding multicopper oxidase family protein — protein MSRLEDATRRAFLRSSTMSCLVAAGVCGLLTLRDARSQPRAANPQFVPDLDVQLSAREDHVPIVPGQPTRVWRYDGKVVKGDPGSLAFLSNGYLPVLRVRRGQKVRIDFANQLAEPTIIHWHGLYVPASMDGHPRDAISTGQHYVYEFEVVNRAATYWFHAHPDSRTGAQIYFGQAGVLIVDDDEETALGLPQGPYDIPLMIQDRSFDDRNQFTYLEDGNGGMMGETSLPSGTSFPVMKVSVDRRANTKMELPAQLASLPAVRPQDAINGRNPRVFDITMGMMVWGVNGRRFEMDGVTKAETVRHDSTEIWEFRNEESMMLMASCDARSRTAVPRAGAQYPAGLQGRLPHAGSGTDGRQVERYRVADARRAYPPAATVRELHGPVSLPLPHAGARRFRIDAQLPDPGVTQVVSGIERYGQAKHQT, from the coding sequence ATGTCACGACTGGAGGATGCAACGCGACGCGCCTTTCTGCGCTCGTCCACGATGTCCTGTCTTGTTGCGGCCGGCGTGTGCGGGCTTCTGACGCTGCGAGACGCCCGGTCGCAACCACGCGCCGCGAATCCGCAGTTCGTTCCAGACCTCGACGTTCAGTTGAGCGCGAGGGAAGACCACGTGCCGATCGTGCCTGGTCAACCCACTCGCGTCTGGCGTTACGATGGCAAGGTCGTGAAGGGCGATCCCGGCAGCCTCGCTTTTCTGTCGAACGGTTATCTACCCGTATTGCGCGTGCGGCGCGGACAGAAAGTGCGCATCGACTTCGCCAACCAGCTAGCTGAACCGACCATCATCCACTGGCACGGCCTGTACGTGCCAGCGTCAATGGATGGGCATCCGCGTGATGCGATCTCGACCGGCCAGCATTACGTCTACGAGTTCGAGGTCGTCAATCGGGCGGCGACTTACTGGTTCCATGCGCACCCAGATAGTCGTACCGGCGCGCAAATTTATTTCGGACAGGCGGGGGTGTTGATTGTCGACGACGATGAAGAGACGGCTCTGGGACTGCCGCAAGGCCCCTACGATATCCCGCTGATGATTCAGGACCGCTCGTTCGACGATCGGAACCAGTTCACGTATCTAGAGGATGGCAATGGGGGGATGATGGGAGAGACATCGTTACCGAGCGGAACATCATTCCCGGTCATGAAGGTCAGTGTCGACCGGCGCGCGAACACGAAGATGGAACTGCCGGCGCAACTCGCATCGCTGCCGGCGGTGCGCCCTCAGGATGCCATCAATGGCCGCAATCCGAGGGTGTTCGATATCACGATGGGCATGATGGTATGGGGCGTCAACGGACGTCGCTTCGAAATGGATGGAGTGACGAAAGCAGAGACGGTGCGACACGATAGCACCGAAATATGGGAATTCCGCAACGAGGAATCGATGATGCTGATGGCATCATGCGATGCACGTTCACGGACTGCAGTTCCGCGTGCTGGAGCGCAGTATCCAGCCGGACTTCAAGGCCGGTTACCGCACGCTGGCAGCGGGACTGATGGACGACAGGTGGAAAGATACCGTGTTGCTGATGCCCGGCGAGCGTATCCGCCTGCTGCTACGGTTCGCGAGCTACACGGGCCTGTTTCTCTACCATTGCCACATGCTGGAGCACGAAGATTCCGGATTGATGCGCAACTACCTGATCCAGGCGTAACGCAGGTCGTGTCCGGTATTGAACGCTACGGTCAAGCGAAGCACCAAACGTGA
- a CDS encoding P-II family nitrogen regulator, translating to MEIRCVVAIVRSDVLEALERRLGAIHVHGVTVSKVKGFGKHPNLFLNDWTTEHIKIEIFTQEPNVDALIREITAIAHTGADGVIAVLPVEKFLRISTSSEAAP from the coding sequence ATGGAAATCAGATGCGTTGTCGCCATCGTCAGGTCCGACGTGCTGGAGGCGCTCGAAAGGCGGCTCGGCGCGATTCACGTCCACGGTGTCACGGTCAGCAAGGTCAAAGGATTCGGCAAACACCCGAATCTGTTTTTAAATGACTGGACGACCGAGCACATCAAGATCGAGATCTTTACCCAGGAGCCGAATGTCGACGCGCTTATCAGGGAGATCACGGCCATCGCGCACACGGGTGCGGACGGCGTCATCGCTGTGCTCCCTGTCGAGAAGTTCCTCCGTATCAGCACCTCGTCCGAAGCAGCGCCTTAA
- the dsbD gene encoding protein-disulfide reductase DsbD yields MQTTPMTDQRGICRLTDTLNRVLRVALGLLFVLTSLAAHAVNESDLLSPEQAFPLKVTVNASQQVVLDFDTQPGYYLYRDRFSFAADGTPIKPDQMPPGELKNDPTFGSVTVYHGPVQIRLPLARPIATSVVLSVTSQGCADLGVCYPPQTRSYRVAADGSATSVVIGNNARAGIAEIPSIGGSRSSPVSGIDLHPANGISLPELLGFLFAGLLIAGTVCMYPLIPIVTAVISGRDPLSLRRGFALSLAYVQGLAITYAVAGTVAALIGIPLVAVTQKPWVLAAFGVLMVLFALGMFGVFRLQMPASWQTRITEWSNRLPGGRVFPVFAMGMLSALIVGPCSTPVLAGALLYIANSHDVLGGALALYVMAIGIGLPLLVIGTLGAHALPKVGRWMVAIQNALGVMLLAAALWFVYSLLPSWLLMMLIALLLTGSSMMLRAIDPLQPDAPAISRVGKALGVLLLVGGVAEFIGVASGNFDVLAPLGGVMHSSSSTVSNVDAHPTSRFEAVRSNAELDEALKAAVGQPVIIDFYADWCISCKELERFTFADSRVVAEFAHWKLLRIDVTKNTEEDTAMLRRFGLFGPPALIFYDKTGRQQPDAQLAGFVGADAFVTHLKRWNR; encoded by the coding sequence ATGCAAACGACACCAATGACCGACCAGCGAGGCATCTGCCGTCTGACGGACACGCTCAATCGCGTGTTGCGCGTCGCACTAGGCTTGCTGTTCGTTCTGACATCACTGGCCGCCCACGCGGTGAACGAGTCCGACCTGCTGTCGCCTGAGCAGGCGTTCCCCTTGAAGGTCACGGTCAACGCGTCGCAACAGGTCGTGCTCGATTTCGACACACAACCAGGTTATTACCTGTACCGGGACAGGTTCAGCTTTGCGGCTGACGGTACACCGATAAAGCCGGACCAGATGCCGCCCGGTGAACTGAAAAATGACCCGACATTCGGGAGCGTCACCGTCTACCACGGCCCGGTGCAAATCCGCCTTCCTTTGGCTCGCCCCATAGCGACCAGCGTCGTGCTGTCCGTCACATCGCAGGGATGCGCGGACCTGGGTGTTTGCTATCCGCCGCAGACGCGAAGCTATCGTGTGGCGGCCGACGGCTCTGCCACATCCGTCGTAATAGGGAACAACGCTAGGGCCGGCATTGCGGAAATCCCGAGTATCGGCGGGAGCCGGTCGTCACCTGTGTCTGGAATCGACCTGCATCCTGCGAACGGTATTTCCTTGCCCGAATTGCTGGGCTTTCTGTTCGCCGGACTGCTGATAGCAGGCACGGTGTGCATGTACCCGCTCATCCCCATCGTCACGGCCGTCATCAGCGGCCGGGACCCGTTGTCCCTCAGGCGCGGCTTCGCGCTGTCGCTCGCGTACGTGCAAGGGCTTGCCATTACCTACGCGGTCGCCGGTACCGTTGCCGCGCTCATCGGCATCCCGCTAGTTGCCGTGACTCAAAAGCCATGGGTGTTGGCTGCGTTCGGTGTACTGATGGTGCTCTTCGCTCTGGGTATGTTCGGTGTATTTCGATTGCAAATGCCCGCCAGTTGGCAAACCAGAATTACAGAGTGGAGCAATCGCCTGCCGGGTGGGCGAGTTTTTCCGGTGTTCGCGATGGGCATGCTCTCCGCACTGATCGTCGGACCGTGTTCCACGCCCGTACTGGCAGGCGCGTTGCTCTACATCGCGAACAGTCATGACGTTCTCGGTGGAGCACTGGCGTTATACGTGATGGCCATAGGAATTGGCCTTCCGCTGCTGGTGATCGGGACCCTCGGCGCACACGCGCTGCCGAAGGTAGGACGGTGGATGGTCGCGATACAGAACGCGCTTGGCGTCATGCTGCTCGCTGCCGCGTTGTGGTTTGTCTATTCGCTATTGCCGAGCTGGTTGCTGATGATGCTGATTGCGCTCTTGCTAACCGGTTCCAGCATGATGCTCCGGGCGATTGACCCGCTACAGCCCGATGCACCCGCTATTTCCCGAGTGGGAAAGGCGCTCGGCGTATTGCTGCTAGTTGGGGGAGTCGCTGAATTCATTGGTGTTGCATCGGGCAACTTCGATGTCCTGGCACCGCTCGGTGGCGTGATGCACAGCTCATCGTCGACGGTCAGCAATGTGGACGCACATCCAACCTCGCGGTTTGAAGCGGTACGGTCGAATGCAGAACTGGATGAGGCGCTCAAGGCGGCAGTTGGCCAACCCGTGATTATCGACTTCTACGCAGACTGGTGCATCAGTTGCAAGGAGCTTGAACGCTTTACGTTTGCCGACTCACGCGTGGTCGCAGAGTTTGCTCACTGGAAGCTGCTGCGCATCGACGTGACGAAGAACACTGAGGAGGACACTGCGATGCTGCGGCGCTTTGGGCTTTTCGGGCCGCCGGCCTTGATCTTCTATGACAAGACCGGCCGGCAGCAGCCCGATGCCCAGCTCGCGGGTTTCGTTGGTGCCGATGCGTTCGTGACGCACCTCAAACGATGGAACAGGTAG
- a CDS encoding copper-binding protein: MKKLIVASVALAALIAAPAFAGDDMAGMNMSTSATKALSTSALTDAEVKKVDASTGMVTLKHGALENIGMAPMTMAYKAKDAAMVKQIHEGDKVKVRVENVNGTLTIVKVVKQS, encoded by the coding sequence ATGAAGAAGTTGATTGTTGCGTCTGTCGCACTTGCAGCCTTGATCGCTGCGCCCGCGTTTGCGGGTGATGACATGGCCGGAATGAACATGTCCACGTCGGCGACCAAAGCGCTGTCGACTAGCGCGCTGACCGACGCGGAGGTCAAGAAAGTCGACGCGTCAACCGGCATGGTCACGCTGAAGCACGGGGCATTGGAGAACATCGGCATGGCGCCGATGACCATGGCGTACAAAGCGAAGGATGCCGCGATGGTCAAGCAGATTCACGAAGGCGACAAAGTGAAGGTGCGGGTCGAAAACGTCAACGGCACGCTGACCATCGTGAAGGTAGTCAAGCAGTCTTGA